AGAGAGCGCACGTCACGAAGGCCGCCGTCCTCCCTCGGCCCGTATCGCACGCCGTCGTAGCGTGCCAGGTTGGACGAAGCCTCTGCCGGCGCGACGATGTAGTAGGTCGGGACGGCGTACTTGGTGTGAGGCAGCGTTACGTCGCGGATCTGGGCACCGAGGGTCTTGAGCATCTTCAGCGCCCGATCGGTAGCAGCGCGGATGCCCGGGTGCAGTCCCTCCGGGAAGTACTCCTTCGGCACGCCGATCACCATCCCCGCGAGCGACGTCGGCGCCGGGCCGGGCTCGCCCAGCGGGACGCGGTCGAGCGTGGTCGCGTCGCGGTCGTCCTTGCCGCTGATGGCGGCGAGCAGCCGCGCGGCGCCGGCCACGTCCTTGCCGAACGTGCCGATCTGGTCGAGCGAGGAACCGAACGCGACGAGCCCGTAGCGGCTCACTCGCCCGTACGTGGGCTTGATGCCGACTATGCCGCAGAAGGCGGCCGGCTGGCGCACCGATCCGCCGGTCTCCGAACCGAGAGCCAGGTTCACAGCGCCGGCCGCCACCGCCGCGGCCGATCCGCCCGACGAGCCGCCGGGCACGCGCGCCGGATCCAACGGGTTCAGCGTCGGCCCGTAGGCGGAGTGCTCGGTGGACGAGCCCATCGCGAACTCGTCGAGATTCGTCTTGCCGAGGATCACCGCGCCCGCCTCGCGGAGGCGCTGCGCGATGAAGCTGTCCCGGCGCGGCTTCGCGCCCACGAGGGCGAGCGCGCCGGCCGTGGTCTCCATCCGGTCCG
This portion of the Gemmatimonadales bacterium genome encodes:
- the gatA gene encoding Asp-tRNA(Asn)/Glu-tRNA(Gln) amidotransferase subunit GatA — its product is PAEFPVEEASVASLQAAMQAGRLSAEALAGIYLRRIQAIDRSGPTLRSVQEVNPDALAIARALDDERRARGPRGPMHGIPVLLKDNLATADRMETTAGALALVGAKPRRDSFIAQRLREAGAVILGKTNLDEFAMGSSTEHSAYGPTLNPLDPARVPGGSSGGSAAAVAAGAVNLALGSETGGSVRQPAAFCGIVGIKPTYGRVSRYGLVAFGSSLDQIGTFGKDVAGAARLLAAISGKDDRDATTLDRVPLGEPGPAPTSLAGMVIGVPKEYFPEGLHPGIRAATDRALKMLKTLGAQIRDVTLPHTKYAVPTYYIVAPAEASSNLARYDGVRYGPREDGGLRDVRSLYRYTRGHGFGAEVRRRILLGTYVLSAGYYDAYYRSAQRVRERIRADFARVFATGVHALFTPTTPTPAFKFGENLADPIAMYLSDIFVCTANLAGVPALSLPIGRDRGLPVGGQLIGAMEGEATIIRIAQALEAASDGTAETR